From the genome of Triticum aestivum cultivar Chinese Spring chromosome 3B, IWGSC CS RefSeq v2.1, whole genome shotgun sequence, one region includes:
- the LOC123071821 gene encoding amino acid permease 3 isoform X1, producing MQTEHHHRSSNERSALAEPSRPAVLASGAAPCLVEQFPAEKVNPRERSMGMADNVVATYYYPPMEVAAAELGQTAGSKLDDDGRNKRTGTMWTASSHIITAVIGSGVLSLGWAIAQLGWVAGPAVMLLFSLVTYFTSSLLADCYRSGDQSTGKRNYTYMDAVNANLSGIKVQICGVLQYANIVGVSIGYTIAASISMLAIKRANCFHGNGHADPCKVSSVPYMIIFGVAQVFFSQIPDFDQISWLSMLAAAMSFTYSSIGLGLGIVQVIANGGVKGSLTGISIGTVTPMQKVWRSTQAFGDIAFAYSYSLILIEIQDTIRAPPPSESTVMKRATMVSVAVTTVFYMLCGCMGYAAFGDAAPGNLLTGFGFYEPFWLLDVANAAIVVHLVGAYQVYCQPLFAFVEKWAAKRWPDSTFVTSEVEVPLFRTYKVNMFRATWRTAFVVATTVVSMMLPFFNDVVGFLGALGFWPLTVYFPVEMYVVQKKVPKWSTQWVCLQMLSLGCLAISLAAAAGSIAGVKSDLKVYHPFKT from the exons ATGCAGACGGAGCACCACCACCGCAGCAGCAACGAGCGATCAGCTCTCGCCGAGCCCTCTCGACCGGCCGTGCTCGCCTCCGGTGCTGCGCCCTGCTTGGTCGAGCAGTTCCCTGCAGAGAAAG TTAACCCTAGAGAGAGGTCGATGGGGATGGCGGACAACGTCGTGGCCACCTACTACTACCCGCCGatggaggtagccgccgccgagCTCGGCCAGACCGCCGGGTCCAAGCTCGACGACGATGGTCGCAACAAGCGCACTG GCACGATGTGGACGGCGAGCTCGCACATCATCACGGCGGTGATCGGCTCCGGGGTGCTGTCGCTGGGCTGGGCCATTGCGCAGCTCGGCTGGGTGGCCGGCCCCGCCGTCATGCTCCTCTTCTCCCTCGTCACCTACTTCACCTCCTCACTGCTCGCCGACTGCTACCGCTCCGGCGACCAGAGCACCGGCAAGCGCAACTACACCTACATGGACGCCGTCAACGCCAACCTCAGCGGCATCAAGGTGCAGATCTGCGGGGTGCTTCAGTATGCTAACATCGTCGGGGTGTCCATCGGCTACACCATCGCCGCCTCAATCAGCATGCTCGCCATCAAGAGGGCTAACTGCTTCCACGGCAACGGCCACGCCGACCCCTGCAAGGTCTCCAGCGTGCCCTACATGATCATCTTCGGCGTGGCTCAGGTCTTCTTCTCCCAGATCCCCGACTTCGACCAGATCTCCTGGCTCTCCATGCTCGCCGCAGCCATGTCCTTCACCTACTCCTCCatcggcctcggcctcggcatcGTCCAAGTCATAG CAAACGGAGGCGTGAAGGGCAGCCTGACCGGCATCAGCATCGGCACGGTGACGCCGATGCAGAAGGTGTGGCGCAGCACGCAGGCGTTTGGGGACATTGCGTTCGCCTACTCCTACTCGCTCATCCTCATCGAAATCCAGGACACCATCCGGGCGCCGCCACCGTCGGAGTCGACGGTCATGAAGCGCGCCACCATGGTCAGCGTCGCGGTGACCACGGTCTTCTACATGCTCTGCGGCTGCATGGGCTACGCGGCCTTCGGCGACGCCGCGCCGGGGAACCTCCTCACGGGGTTCGGGTTCTACGAGCCATTCTGGCTCCTCGACGTGGCCAATGCCGCCATCGTCGTCCACCTCGTCGGCGCGTACCAGGTGTACTGCCAGCCCCTGTTTGCCTTCGTCGAGAAATGGGCGGCGAAGAGGTGGCCGGATTCCACGTTTGTCACCAGCGAGGTCGAGGTCCCGCTCTTCAGGACGTACAAGGTGAACATGTTCCGGGCGACGTGGCGGACGGCGTTCGTGGTGGCGACGACGGTGGTGTCCATGATGCTGCCCTTCTTCAACGACGTGGTGGGGTTCTTGGGCGCGCTGGGGTTCTGGCCGCTCACCGTCTACTTTCCGGTGGAGATGTACGTGGTCCAGAAGAAGGTGCCCAAGTGGAGCACGCAGTGGGTGTGCCTCCAGATGCTCAGCCTAGGATGCCTCGCCATCTCCCTTGCCGCCGCCGCAGGGTCCATCGCCGGCGTCAAGTCCGACCTCAAGGTGTACCACCCATTCAAGACATAA
- the LOC123071821 gene encoding amino acid permease 3 isoform X2 — MGMADNVVATYYYPPMEVAAAELGQTAGSKLDDDGRNKRTGTMWTASSHIITAVIGSGVLSLGWAIAQLGWVAGPAVMLLFSLVTYFTSSLLADCYRSGDQSTGKRNYTYMDAVNANLSGIKVQICGVLQYANIVGVSIGYTIAASISMLAIKRANCFHGNGHADPCKVSSVPYMIIFGVAQVFFSQIPDFDQISWLSMLAAAMSFTYSSIGLGLGIVQVIANGGVKGSLTGISIGTVTPMQKVWRSTQAFGDIAFAYSYSLILIEIQDTIRAPPPSESTVMKRATMVSVAVTTVFYMLCGCMGYAAFGDAAPGNLLTGFGFYEPFWLLDVANAAIVVHLVGAYQVYCQPLFAFVEKWAAKRWPDSTFVTSEVEVPLFRTYKVNMFRATWRTAFVVATTVVSMMLPFFNDVVGFLGALGFWPLTVYFPVEMYVVQKKVPKWSTQWVCLQMLSLGCLAISLAAAAGSIAGVKSDLKVYHPFKT, encoded by the exons ATGGGGATGGCGGACAACGTCGTGGCCACCTACTACTACCCGCCGatggaggtagccgccgccgagCTCGGCCAGACCGCCGGGTCCAAGCTCGACGACGATGGTCGCAACAAGCGCACTG GCACGATGTGGACGGCGAGCTCGCACATCATCACGGCGGTGATCGGCTCCGGGGTGCTGTCGCTGGGCTGGGCCATTGCGCAGCTCGGCTGGGTGGCCGGCCCCGCCGTCATGCTCCTCTTCTCCCTCGTCACCTACTTCACCTCCTCACTGCTCGCCGACTGCTACCGCTCCGGCGACCAGAGCACCGGCAAGCGCAACTACACCTACATGGACGCCGTCAACGCCAACCTCAGCGGCATCAAGGTGCAGATCTGCGGGGTGCTTCAGTATGCTAACATCGTCGGGGTGTCCATCGGCTACACCATCGCCGCCTCAATCAGCATGCTCGCCATCAAGAGGGCTAACTGCTTCCACGGCAACGGCCACGCCGACCCCTGCAAGGTCTCCAGCGTGCCCTACATGATCATCTTCGGCGTGGCTCAGGTCTTCTTCTCCCAGATCCCCGACTTCGACCAGATCTCCTGGCTCTCCATGCTCGCCGCAGCCATGTCCTTCACCTACTCCTCCatcggcctcggcctcggcatcGTCCAAGTCATAG CAAACGGAGGCGTGAAGGGCAGCCTGACCGGCATCAGCATCGGCACGGTGACGCCGATGCAGAAGGTGTGGCGCAGCACGCAGGCGTTTGGGGACATTGCGTTCGCCTACTCCTACTCGCTCATCCTCATCGAAATCCAGGACACCATCCGGGCGCCGCCACCGTCGGAGTCGACGGTCATGAAGCGCGCCACCATGGTCAGCGTCGCGGTGACCACGGTCTTCTACATGCTCTGCGGCTGCATGGGCTACGCGGCCTTCGGCGACGCCGCGCCGGGGAACCTCCTCACGGGGTTCGGGTTCTACGAGCCATTCTGGCTCCTCGACGTGGCCAATGCCGCCATCGTCGTCCACCTCGTCGGCGCGTACCAGGTGTACTGCCAGCCCCTGTTTGCCTTCGTCGAGAAATGGGCGGCGAAGAGGTGGCCGGATTCCACGTTTGTCACCAGCGAGGTCGAGGTCCCGCTCTTCAGGACGTACAAGGTGAACATGTTCCGGGCGACGTGGCGGACGGCGTTCGTGGTGGCGACGACGGTGGTGTCCATGATGCTGCCCTTCTTCAACGACGTGGTGGGGTTCTTGGGCGCGCTGGGGTTCTGGCCGCTCACCGTCTACTTTCCGGTGGAGATGTACGTGGTCCAGAAGAAGGTGCCCAAGTGGAGCACGCAGTGGGTGTGCCTCCAGATGCTCAGCCTAGGATGCCTCGCCATCTCCCTTGCCGCCGCCGCAGGGTCCATCGCCGGCGTCAAGTCCGACCTCAAGGTGTACCACCCATTCAAGACATAA